The Flavobacteriales bacterium genome has a segment encoding these proteins:
- a CDS encoding DsbA family protein: MKLTYIMDPQCGWCYGNSSNILKLQEKFGKEIEFEILVGGMWLGQDAPKGGAELSSFLKNHAPRMSQTTGAEVSEAYYQLALDSSYSFSSLEPSAALVLFLELYPNRVFEFSHNIQKALFVLGKRLDQKETYQEILLSMDIDFKEFEKKWMTATNISAAKKIFNQASSKASGFPTVLLNNQLLVEGYFDYHQVEKILEQKL, from the coding sequence ATGAAACTCACTTATATTATGGATCCCCAATGTGGATGGTGCTATGGAAATAGTTCAAACATTTTAAAGCTTCAAGAAAAATTCGGTAAAGAAATTGAATTTGAAATTTTAGTAGGTGGAATGTGGCTAGGACAGGATGCACCCAAAGGCGGAGCAGAATTGAGCAGTTTTCTTAAAAATCATGCTCCCAGAATGTCACAAACGACGGGTGCAGAAGTATCCGAAGCTTATTATCAACTTGCCTTAGATTCTAGTTATTCTTTTAGTAGCTTAGAACCATCGGCTGCTTTAGTACTTTTTCTAGAACTTTATCCTAATAGAGTTTTTGAGTTTTCTCATAATATTCAAAAAGCATTATTTGTTCTCGGAAAACGTTTAGATCAAAAAGAAACCTACCAAGAAATTCTCCTGTCTATGGATATAGATTTCAAGGAATTTGAAAAAAAATGGATGACAGCAACTAATATTTCGGCTGCCAAGAAAATTTTCAACCAAGCCTCAAGTAAAGCTAGTGGATTTCCTACTGTACTTCTCAATAATCAACTACTCGTAGAAGGCTATTTTGATTATCATCAGGTAGAAAAAATCCTTGAACAGAAACTCTAA